A genome region from Manihot esculenta cultivar AM560-2 chromosome 5, M.esculenta_v8, whole genome shotgun sequence includes the following:
- the LOC110615549 gene encoding phosphatidylinositol 4-kinase gamma 4, whose translation MSSAGVALSPIHSGSVLPSDYVNAQPLPCSDEYIFIYLSVGGSKIPMRVLESDSIEFVKLRIQSCKGFVVKNQKLVCGGRELSRSNSLVRDYGVTDGNVLHLVLRLSDLQVVKVKTASKNEYTFCVERGRDVAYVKRQVAKKERVFDDLDEQEVVCDGEPLEDQRLIDDICKCKNDAVIHFLVRKSAKVRTRPVEKNLELSIVAPQMNDEENARRKYDVGERNDGKSYGVDRRVVPTKPPHKDFLLEPIIVNPNIQLPSVIWNMVHATFDGLEGGNSPIRSMEGTGGAYLMQDSSGQKFVSVFKPIDEEPMAMNNPRGLPLSSDGEGLKKGTRVGEGAFREVAAYILDHPESGRRSLSGNEKGFAGVPPTVMIKCFHKGFNHPEDVNVKIGSLQMFMENNGSCEDMGPGAFPVKEVHKICVFDIRTANADRHAGNILLSKDAVDGQTVLIPIDHGYCLPESFEDCTFDWLYWPQARQPFDSSTVDYITSLDAEEDISLLKFHGWDMPVQCARTLRISTMLLKKGVERGLTPFAIGSMMCRQTLKKASVIEELVEEAQDSVLPGTGEDAFLETVSHIMDHYLDEIAGSLP comes from the exons ATGTCATCTGCTGGTGTAGCTCTCAGTCCTATTCACAGTGGTTCCGTACTTCCTTCTGATTATGTGAACGCACAACCACTCCCCTGCTCTGATGAGTACATCTTCATATATCTCTCAGTTGGGGGCTCTAAGATCCCTATGCGTGTTTTAGAGTCTGATTCAATTGAATTTGTGAAGCTACGAATTCAATCATGTAAAGGGTTTGTTGTAAAGAACCAAAAACTGGTCTGTGGAGGCCGAGAACTATCAAGGAGCAATTCTCTTGTCCGTGACTATGGTGTCACTGATGGGAATGTTCTGCATTTGGTTCTCAGGCTTTCTGATCTTCAGGTTGTAAAGGTTAAGACTGCTAGCAAAAACGAATATACTTTTTGTGTGGAGCGAGGGAGAGATGTTGCATATGTGAAACGACAGGTTGCTAAGAAGGAAAGGGTGTTTGATGACCTTGATGAGCAAGAGGTCGTTTGTGATGGTGAGCCACTTGAGGATCAAAGACTTATTGATGATATCTGTAAATGCAAGAATGATGCTGTGATTCACTTTTTGGTGAGGAAATCTGCAAAGGTTCGGACAAGGCCTGTGGAGAAGAATCTAGAATTGTCTATTGTGGCACCACAGATGAACGATGAAGAGAATGCTAGAAGGAAATATGATGTTGGTGAAAGGAATGATGGGAAAAGTTATGGAGTTGATAGACGGGTCGTACCAACAAAGCCTCCTCATAAAGATTTTCTATTGGAACCGATTATTGTTAATCCCAACATTCAATTGCCCTCTGTGATTTGGAATATGGTACATGCTACCTTTGATGGATTGGAGGGTGGAAATAGTCCAATCAGATCTATGGAGGGTACTGGAGGGGCTTACTTAATGCAGGATTCTTCTGGGCAGAAGTTTGTCTCTGTATTTAAGCCAATTGATGAGGAACCTATGGCTATGAACAACCCTCGAGGGCTACCACTGTCTTCTGATGGTGAAGGGTTAAAGAAAGGTACAAGAGTTGGGGAAGGAGCTTTCAGGGAAGTTGCAGCCTACATTTTGGACCATCCTGAGAGTGGACGCCGATCCTTGTCCGGCAATGAGAAGGGATTTGCTGGGGTTCCACCTACGGTTATGATTAAGTGCTTTCATAAAGGGTTTAACCATCCAGAAGATGTAAATGTCAAGATTGGCTCCTTGCAGATGTTCATGGAGAACAATGGAAGTTGTGAAGATATGGGTCCTGGAGCTTTTCCAGTTAAGGAAGTTCATAAAATTTGTGTGTTTGATATAAGAACGGCAAATGCAGATAGGCATGCTGGGAATATATTATTGAGCAAAGATGCAGTGGATGGACAGACTGTGCTGATTCCAATAGATCATGGATACTGCCTACCTGAAAGT TTTGAGGATTGCACATTTGATTGGCTCTATTGGCCTCAAGCTCGTCAACCTTTTGACTCTAGCACTGTTGACTATATAACATCATTGGATGCTGAAGAGGATATATCTCTTCTGAAGTTCCATGGATGGGATATGCCGGTTCAATGTGCACGCACACTTCGCATCTCCACCATGCTTCTGAAGAAGGGAGTGGAGAGGGGCCTCACCCCCTTTGCCATTGGAAGCATGATGTGCAGACAGACGTTGAAGAAGGCATCAGTTATAGAGGAGTTGGTCGAAGAAGCACAGGATTCTGTTCTTCCAGGCACAGGCGAAGATGCATTCCTTGAAACTGTGTCGCACATCATGGATCATTACCTTGATGAGATTGCTGGATCTCTGCCTTGA
- the LOC110614459 gene encoding aspartyl protease family protein 2 → MEEKPRNVLLLFAFTIFLSLSTTSSHSHHYQTLVLNPLPSQPILSDSQAETLTSTETDPTESTFSVQLHHIDALSLNKTPQELFSLRLYRDSSRVKALSSLAASAAAAGGRAAGGFSSSVISGLAQGSGEYFTRIGVGTPPKYVYMVLDTGSDIVWIQCAPCKKCYSQSDPVFDPRKSRSFAGIACGSPLCRRLDSPGCHTRKKTCMYQVSYGDGSFTYGDFSTETLTFRRTRVGRVALGCGHDNEGLFVGAAGLLGLGRGRLSFPSQSGRRFKRKFSYCLVDRSASSRPSSVVFGDSAISRTARFTPLISNPKLDTFYYVELLGISVGGTLVPGISASLFKLDQTGSGGVIIDSGTSVTRLTRPAYMALRDAFRARTTNLKRAPEFSLFDTCFDLSGMTEVKVPTVVLHFRGADVSLPASNYLIPVDSNGSFCFAFAGTMSGLSIIGNIQQQGFRVVYDLAGSRVGFSPRGCA, encoded by the coding sequence ATGGAAGAAAAACCGAGGAATGTCCTTCTCTTGTTTGCCTTCACcattttcctttctctctccACCACTTCCTCACACTCACACCACTACCAGACCTTAGTTCTCAACCCTCTCCCTAGCCAGCCCATTCTCTCCGATTCCCAAGCAGAAACTCTCACCTCCACCGAAACTGACCCAACAGAGTCCACCTTCTCCGTTCAGTTGCATCACATTGACGCATTATCCTTGAACAAAACCCCACAGGAACTCTTCAGCCTGAGGCTTTACCGCGATTCTTCGCGAGTCAAGGCTCTGTCCTCCCTTGCCGCCTCAGCCGCAGCAGCCGGTGGACGGGCCGCAGGTGGGTTTAGCAGCTCCGTGATTTCTGGTCTGGCTCAAGGCAGCGGTGAATACTTCACGCGCATAGGCGTGGGTACCCCTCCCAAGTATGTTTATATGGTGCTGGATACTGGAAGCGACATCGTCTGGATCCAGTGCGCTCCATGTAAGAAATGCTACTCTCAATCTGACCCGGTTTTTGACCCTCGTAAGTCTAGATCTTTTGCTGGGATAGCCTGTGGGTCCCCCTTGTGCCGCAGGCTTGATTCTCCGGGCTGCCACACTCGAAAGAAGACCTGCATGTACCAAGTTTCGTATGGTGACGGCTCCTTCACTTACGGTGATTTCTCTACCGAAACGCTGACGTTTCGCCGTACTAGAGTTGGACGCGTAGCGCTTGGATGTGGTCACGACAATGAAGGGTTGTTCGTTGGTGCTGCCGGCTTGTTGGGACTTGGCCGGGGAAGATTGTCATTTCCCTCTCAAAGTGGTCGCCGGTTTAAGCGGAAGTTCTCTTACTGTTTGGTAGACCGGTCTGCTTCTTCTAGACCATCCTCCGTGGTTTTTGGTGACTCAGCTATCTCTCGAACCGCTCGGTTCACACCTTTGATCTCAAATCCCAAGCTGGATACTTTTTACTACGTGGAACTCCTCGGGATCAGTGTTGGTGGGACGCTTGTCCCCGGCATCAGCGCATCTCTATTCAAACTCGATCAGACTGGGAGCGGTGGGGTGATAATTGATTCAGGCACCTCCGTAACTCGTTTGACTCGACCCGCTTATATGGCCCTTCGGGACGCATTCCGGGCGAGAACCACCAATTTGAAAAGGGCACCGGAATTCTCTCTATTCGACACGTGTTTTGATTTGTCCGGGATGACGGAGGTGAAAGTTCCAACAGTGGTGCTGCACTTTCGCGGTGCTGACGTGTCCCTGCCGGCGTCTAATTATCTGATTCCTGTGGACAGTAATGGGAGCTTTTGCTTTGCGTTTGCGGGTACAATGAGCGGGTTGTCAATCATAGGGAATATCCAGCAACAGGGATTCAGGGTCGTCTACGACTTGGCGGGTTCACGGGTCGGATTTTCTCCACGCGGGTGCGCGTAA
- the LOC110616076 gene encoding E3 ubiquitin-protein ligase SINAT3 — translation MELDSIESVPSSDLTDEDEIHHHHLQFPSAPKAPSNNNNNININNSNSVSSAIQSISVHELLECPVCTNSMYPPIHQCHNGHTLCSTCKTRVHNRCPTCRQELGDIRCLALEKVAESLELPCKYMSLGCPEIFPYYSKLKHEALCNFRPYNCPYAGSECAIVGDIPFLVAHLRDDHKVDMHSGCTFNHRYVKSNPREVENATWMLTVFHCFGQYFCLHFEAFQLGMAPVYMAFLRFMGDETEARNYSYSLEVGGNGRKLIWEGTPRSVRDSHRKVRDSHDGLIIQRNMALFFSGGDRKELKLRVTGRIWKEQQNPEGGACIPNLCS, via the exons ATGGAATTAGATAGCATAGAAAGTGTGCCATCCTCAGATTTGACAGACGAGGATGAGATTCATCATCaccatcttcaattcccttcaGCTCCAAAGGCTCCaagcaacaacaacaacaatatcAACATCAACAACAGTAATAGTGTTTCCTCAGCGATTCAATCCATCAGTGTCCATGAGTTGCTCGAATGCCCCGTTTGTACCAATTCTATGTACCCTCCAATTCATCAG TGCCATAACGGACATACTCTTTGTTCTACTTGTAAAACAAGGGTGCACAACCGGTGTCCCACTTGTAGACAAGAACTTGGTGATATTAGATGTCTAGCATTGGAGAAAGTCGCTGAATCACTTGAACTTCCTTGCAAATACATGTCACTCGGATGCCCAGAGATTTTTCCATACTATAGTAAACTCAAACATGAAGCTTTATGCAACTTCAGGCCATACAACTGTCCTTATGCTGGATCTGAGTGTGCCATTGTTGGGGATATCCCGTTCCTTGTTGCTCATCTGAGGGATGACCACAAAGTAGACATGCATTCTGGATGTACTTTCAACCATCGCTATGTCAAGTCTAATCCCCGTGAAGTAGAAAATGCAACATGGATGTTAACT GTTTTCCACTGTTTTGGGCAGTACTTCTGTCTGCATTTTGAAGCTTTCCAGCTAGGGATGGCACCTGTTTATATGGCATTCCTTCGTTTCATGGGTGATGAGACAGAAGCCCGTAATTACAGCTACAGCCTGGAGGTCGGGGGAAATGGTAGGAAACTAATTTGGGAAGGGACCCCACGAAGCGTTAGAGATAGCCACAGGAAGGTTAGAGATAGCCATGATGGCCTCATCATCCAAAGAAACATGGCGCTTTTCTTCTCAGGAGGCGATAGGAAAGAGTTAAAACTTCGAGTGACAGGGCGCATATGGAAAGAACAGCAGAACCCAGAAGGTGGGGCATGCATACCCAATCTCTGCAGTTAG